The Lycium ferocissimum isolate CSIRO_LF1 unplaced genomic scaffold, AGI_CSIRO_Lferr_CH_V1 ctg5011, whole genome shotgun sequence genome has a window encoding:
- the LOC132044605 gene encoding polygalacturonase-like, which translates to MSNFKTMTCTCVSLLFFFCLIIPCCLAYNVVSFGARRDGRTDSTSAFLRTWSAACHSTSQSNVYVPRGTYLVRTLNLNGPCRRRIDFRIDGILVAPTNYNAIGHSEFWIMFYKVSGLSVYGGTINAKGHGYWSCRKGGKSCPQGARSIQFMWCNNVLLKGLTSLHSQRVHVGIGYSSNVRVENVNITAPSGSPNTDGIHVQNSRGVTILGSIIKTGDDCISIGPGSMNMWVERIGCGPGHGISIGSLGSSYNEAGVANITVTNSVFTKTQNGVRVKSWARPSGGYARNLMFSNLIMRNVGYPILIDQNYCPNNNCPRQNSGVKVSQVTFKNVKGSSSTQEAIKLDCSYTNPCTGIRLQDIKLTHNDRLRRPALTYCRNASGRRGGTVIPRSCF; encoded by the exons ATGTCGAATTTCAAAACCATGACATGTACTTGTGTTTCTTTGTTGTTCTTCTTTTGTTTAATAATACCTTGTTGTTTAGCCTACAATGTGGTTAGTTTTGGGGCTAGGCGGGATGGCAGAACAGACTCAACCTCCGCGTTTCTTCGCACTTGGTCTGCCGCCTGCCATTCTACTAGCCAGTCCAACGTGTACGTTCCACGAGGGACGTATTTGGTAAGGACGTTGAATTTAAACGGTCCTTGCCGGAGACGAATTGATTTTCGAATTGATGGTATTCTCGTTGCTCCGACAAATTATAATGCAATTGGTCATTCTGAGTTCTGGATTATGTTTTATAAGGTAAGTGGGCTTTCAGTGTATGGAGGAACTATTAACGCCAAGGGTCATGGTTATTGGTCTTGTCGAAAGGGTGGAAAGTCTTGCCCACAAGGAGCTAGG TCGATACAATTTATGTGGTGTAACAATGTACTGCTAAAGGGGTTGACATCACTCCACAGTCAAAGAGTACATGTAGGGATTGGTTACAGCAGTAATGTGAGAGTTGAGAATGTGAACATAACAGCACCAAGTGGAAGCCCAAACACTGATGGAATTCATGTTCAGAACTCAAGGGGTGTTACCATTTTAGGCAGCATTATCAAGACTGGAGATGACTGCATTTCCATTGGCCCTGGCTCCATGAACATGTGGGTTGAACGAATTGGATGTGGACCTGGACACGGCATCAG CATAGGAAGTTTAGGAAGTAGTTACAATGAAGCAGGAGTAGCGAATATAACAGTAACAAATTCGGTTTTCACAAAGACACAGAATGGCGTTAGAGTAAAGTCATGGGCAAGACCAAGTGGTGGCTATGCTAGAAATCTCATGTTCTCAAATCTTATTATGAGAAATGTTGGGTACCCCATACTCATTGATCAAAACTATTGTCCTAATAATAATTGCCCTCGTCAG AATTCAGGAGTGAAGGTGAGTCAAGTCACATTCAAGAATGTGAAGGGATCATCATCCACACAGGAAGCCATAAAATTAGATTGCAGTTACACAAATCCATGCACTGGAATCAGACTGCAAGACATAAAACTTACTCACAATGATCGCTTAAGAAGGCCAGCACTAACGTACTGCAGAAATGCAAGTGGAAGACGTGGTGGCACAGTCATTCCCAGGAGTTGCTTCTAA